The Hydrogenispora ethanolica nucleotide sequence GGCTGGTTGGCGCGGACCCCGCAAAAAAGGATGGGCAATCCGGAGGAGCTGCAAGGAGCGGTGTTATATCTGGCAAGCGACGCGTCGACCTTTACCACGGGCACGGATTTGGTGGTGGACGGCGGCTTTACTTGCTGGTAAAGAAAGAATGCCTGATGAATAATTTTCCCTTGTAATTCCGTAAGATTTCATGATGAGAGAAGGTCTTTTGATGCTGCAAGCCGTCATGGTCAAACCCGGCATGATCGAATTTCGCAACGTCCCCGTGCCGGAGATCAACGCCGAAGAAGTGCTGATTGAAATGAAACGGATCGGGGTCTGCGGGTCGGATATTCACGTCTACCACGGCAAACACCCGTATACCAGTTATCCGGTGGTTCAGGGGCACGAAGTATCCGGGGTCATTGTCAAACTCGGCGCGAAGGTGGCCGGCTTCAAACCCGGCGATAAAGTCACGATCCAACCCCAGGTTTGCTGCGGGCGGTGTTATTCGTGCCGGCACGGCAAGTATCATATTTGCGACGACTTAAAAGTAATGGGATTTCAAACCACCGGCGCCGCCTCGGAATACTTTGCCGTGGCTGCGGCAAAGGTGGTTAAACTGCCGGACGAAATGAGTTTCGACGCCGGCGCGATGATTGAACCCCTGGCCGTGGCCGTTCACGCGCTCAGTCGGGCCGGCATGAATCTGAAAGGTTTAAACGTTCTGGTCCTGGGAGCGGGGCCCATCGGCAACCTGGTGGCCCAGGCGGCCCGGGGGATGGGCGCCGCGGCGGTGATGATCACCGATATAAGCGGCTACCGGCTGGGGATCGCCGAATCCTGCGGCATCGATTACTGCCTGAATCCGGAGCAACAGAACCTGGGAACCATGCTCGCCGATCAATTCGGAGCGGATAAGGCCGATTTGATTTTGGAATGCGTGGGCGCCAACCCGACCATGAACCAGGCTATCGAATATGCGCGGAAAGGTTCCAGCATCATCGTGGTCGGCGTATTCGGAGATCGCGCCAACCTGGATATGGGCTTGGTCCAGGACCGGGAATTGCAATTGATTGGCACATTAATGTACCAGGAGCAAGATTATTTGCAAGCGATCGAGCTGGTCAAAGAAGGCCAGGTGCGCCTCGAGCCGTTAATCACCAACCATTTCCCATTCCAGGATTACCAGAAAGCGTATGAATTCATTGAAGACCGGAAAGATCGGACCATGAAAGTGATTATTGCTTTGAATGACCATTAATTTCGGTTGTTATTCCGAATTACAGTTTCGCTAAGGAGGCCGTAAACAATGGATGGCAAGACGATGCTGGCATATGTAATCGACAAGGAACGTTCGGGCGCGGTTAAGGAAGTGGCCGTTCCCGAGCCGGGCGACCATGACGTGTTGATAAAAGTCATGGCGGCCGGCTTGTGCGGCACGGACGCCCATATTTATCAGGGCGAGTATTATTCGGAGTTCCCCTTGGTGCCGGGACATGAATTTGCGGGAATCGTGGCCCAAACCGGGAAAGCGGTCAAGCGCTTTACGGAAGGGCAGCGCGTCGTCGCCGATCCCAATATTTTTTGCGAAAAATGCCATTTTTGCAAGCAGAACGTTCAAAACTTCTGCCAGGATTTTCAGGCCGTCGGAGTGACCCGGGACGGCGCGTTTGCCGAATATGTCGTGGTGCCCGAAGGGTGTGTTTTCGAGATTGGCGCGATGAGTTTCACGACCGGAGCCTTGGTCGAGCCGCTGTCATGCGTGGTCTACGGCCAGCTGCGGGCCAGGCCTCAGCTGGGCGATAACGTGTTGATTTATGGCGCGGGTCCCATCGGATTGCTCCATTTGCAACTGGCCAAACGGAACGGCGCCTCCTTTGCGGCGGTGGTCGATGTCAAAGCGGAACGGTTGGAATTGGCCCAAAAACTCGGCGCGGATCGGGTTTTGCTGAGCGGTTCCGGATTGGATGACGAGCTGCGGCAGGAGTTTCCGTTGGGCTTTCATTTGGTCATCGATACCTCGGGCGTTCCCAAAGTGGTCGAAAACGCGGTCGCCCATGTCAAGAATGCGGGCTCGCTGCTTATTTTCGGAGTCTGCCCGCCCGACGCCAAGATCAATGTCAGTCCCTATGAAATTTATAAGCGTGATTTGAAAATCATCGGCTCATTCGCCCTAAAGAAAACCTTTCAACCGACCATCAATCTCATTGAAAACCAGCTGATTGACGTCGCGGTCATCGTCGGGGAGCAGATTAAGCTCAGTCAGCTTCCCGAACAGATGGAGAAATTTGTGGCGGGAAAGACTGCGATGAAAACGGTCGTCACGTTTTAGAACGATAATTTTCAGGAAAGGGTTGAGCTGGAGATGCTAAACGTAAATCCTCTGAGCGAACAGTCTTTCCGTCCCTTTGGAAAAGTATTGCGAACTCCCGAACGGCCGCCGGACGGTTCTTCCGAGGCGCATAACTATTGGGACAGAGAATTGGAATGGACCGGGTCGACCAGCGTAAACTATTTGGCCATCAAGCAACGGGACTTACTGTTATCACAAATGGAAAGGCACCGGGACACCCGGGAAATGTTACTCCTGCTGCAGGGAACTTGTTACTTGGCGGTTGCGCCGGCGGGAGTTTTGGCAGCGGATAAAATCGCGGTATTCGAGCTGAAACCGGGCGATGCCGTTTGCCTGGACGCCGGCGTCTGGCACGATCTGCCGTTTTCGCGCCAGGACAGCGCGGCTTTCCTCGTTATTTACAAAGACGGAACGGCGCAACATGATTTGGAACTGGTCCCGTTGCCCGCAACCGAAGCGATCGCCGGCGCGCTTTCCGGCGCCGAATCCAACCTGTTAGGAGCGTAACCGGAATGTTTGATGTTGTCGCGATGGGTGAGTTGTTAATCGATTTCACTCCGGCCGGAGTCTCCGGGGCCGGGCAACAACTTTTCGAGCAGAATCCCGGCGGAGGGCCGGCCAATCTCCTGACGGCCGTTTCGAAATTGGGCAAAAAAGGCGCTTTCCTGGGGATGGTCGGTCAAGACCAATTCGGAACCTTTTTACGAAAGGTGCTGCGGGAAAACGGGGTGGACGACCGGGGCCTGAAGCAGACAACCAGCGCACCAACGACCCTGGCCTTTGTCCATTTGGACCCTTTGGGAGACCGTTCCTTTAGTTTTTATCGCAAGCCCGGGGCCGACCTGATGATCAGGGCGGAGGACTTGGATGATGAGATTATCAAAAATGGGAAGATTTTTCATTTCAGTTCGCTCTCATTGACGGACGAACCGGCGCGGAGCGCTACGCGAAAAGCGGTGCAATTCGCCAAAGAACACGGTTTGCTGATTTCCTTTGATCCCAATTACCGGCCGCTTTTGTGGAATCATATCGCCGCCGCCAGAGAACAAATTCGATCGGTGCTCCCGTATGTCGACATCATCAAGGTATCCGAGGAAGAACTGGAGCTAATTACGGATACCGCCGATCTTGAAAAAGGCTCCGCCATGATTTGTGAACAAGGGATTGACGTAGTGTTCGTCACTCTCGGGCCGGCGGGGTGTTTTTACCGTTATCCGCCGGGGACCGGCCGGGTGGACGGTTTTACCGTGCCAACGATCGATACGACCGGCGCCGGAGACGCCTTTCTGGGCGGAGTCCTATATTGGCTGAGCGAGATGCCGCTCGATCAGATCCGCGCTCTGGACCGGGATAAGTTTGAACAGATTATCCGTTTCGCCAATGCGGTGGGCGCCTTGACCACCACCAAAAAAGGGGGGATCCCCGCTTTGCCGGGTCTGGAGGAGGTTCGACAGTTAATCCTTTGAGAGGTTTCATGTTCGGATTGGACATTGTGAATCGGATCCCGAGAAAAAATCCTGATCAGGATTTTTTTTTATGACCGGCCAGTTTTTTCGGATCCGAATCACTTCATGATGGAATGAAAAACAACTTTGCTTCTCTGAGCTTTTATACCCGTCCTGGCTTTGATAGTCTTTTCCCCCAACTAAAAAGGGAATAAAACATGATTGTAGAAATAATGTAATATTAAGGATTTGATTTGACTTAATATTTAAAAGCCGGGTTTTTTCCTTCACTGGTAATTTTCCGAAAGTAAAAATCGCAGTTGCGTTGATGGGGGCGACAGTTTCATGAAGCGATTTTTCAGAGGAAGTTTGCTGATTTTTTTGGTAATTGCCGTGATGATAGCCGCCAAACCTACTTTGGGGATCATGAGTGAACAGGCGAAATGGACCCAATTCAAGAATGACCATCTTACCATCCACTTGTTGTCAGAGGATACGCCCCCGACGATGGCGGTCAAATCGATCGTGAATGAGTTTACGGCCAAGACCGGAATCAAAGTGGAGATCACCCAAACGAGGCTGGAGGATGTCGTAGCCAAGACCATATTGGACTTTTCCGCCAAAGCCGGCGACATCGAGTTGATTTATACGGATCCGTATCAAATCCTGTCGCCGTTTCACGGCCATTTGGCCGACATGCGCAAGTTTATGAATGATCCGGCACTCCCCAAAATACCGCTGGGCCTAAATGATTTTATCAAAACCGATTTGATTGCCGGCGGGTATATGATCGATAAGGACCGTTTGCTGGGTATTCCTTATGACTGTCCCACGATGATTTGGATCTACCGCAAGGATATTTTCCTGAAATATAAGGATAAATTCATGGCCGACAGGGGCTACGACTGGACCCCCGGCAGCAACTTGAGTTGGGAGCAGTATTATGAAATCGCCAAATGGATCAATGAGCATGTTCCGGAGGTTAAAGCCGGCACCGGCCACCAGGCCTTGATGTATGATTCGCTGCAGTGCGATTTCAGCAATGTGCTGGCGGCGTACGGCGGTAAATATTTCGCCAATGATCAAGTCAATTTATGGGGTTCCAATCTCCCCGGCAAGTGCATGCTGGATCAGCCCCAAGCGATCGAGGCGACGCGGTTTTATAAGAAATTGCTCAGCATCGCCCACCCGGGCAGCACTTCCTGGGACTGGAACGGCCTGGCCGAGGCCTTTGCCGCGGGGGATATCGCGATGGCCCCGGAATGGCATGAATTCGCGTCGACGTTCGAAGATCCGGCCCGGTCCAAAGTCGCCGGCAAAGTCGGTTACGCACTGTTGCCTCACGGCGCCAACGGCAGCAAGAACCATTGGGGCGGCACCAATATTTCCATTAACTCCTATGCGTCCGAGAAAAAACAAAAGGCGGCCTGGCTCTATATTCTCTGGGCCACCAGTCCCAACGTACAAAAAAAATTGTTGTTAAGAGGTTCCACTCCCACCCGCTACGCTGTATATAACGATCGCTTTGTGAAACAATGGATCAAATTCAAAGTGAATCCGATTATGGAGTCCCTGCATACCGTCACCGAGGCTTGGAAACCGGAAAACATCTTTTTGCGGCCCAAGACGCCCTACTGGTTGGATGTTAACACCGTGGTTTTCACCAATTTATCGTATATGCTGGCCGGAAAGCTCTCCCCCGAGGAAGCGATGCGCGACGCGACGCTTAAAATCGATCAAATCACCGGGTATAACAAAATGAAAAAGTAGCCCAATTCAATCGTTTTTTGGTGGCGCAAATTGGAGTGAAGAACTTGCTCAAGGATATCAGCAGGGTGATCCGGGCGCAGAAAAAGCACGGCGTTTTGGTCGCCACGGAATTGAAAATGTTGTTGCCGAGCCTGACCGTGTTGGCGGCCATCAGTATCTACCCTTTTATCACGATGGTTGTGATGAGTTTTTATAACAGCCCGAAGCTGCCGGGACAGATACCGGATTTTATCGGTTTGGATAATTGGGTGAGAATGCTTCTTGACGGCGGAGTTTGGCATTCCTGGCTGGTTACCTTGGTTTATTTTATTTTGGCTTTATCGCTGCAGTTGACTTTGGGCATCGGAATCTCACTGGCCCTGGATCAATTCAAAAAACTGCGGGGATTGCTGACGACCCTGATTATTGCGCCGATGTTCATGGCTCCGGTTTCCGTCGGTTTGTTATGGCATTTTTTGTTTCACGACAGTTACGGCATCTATACCTATTTCCTTCACCAATTGGGTTTCTTTAACGACATCAGCATTTTGGGGAATATCCATACGGCCCTGCCGGCCATTATTTTGATGGAGACCTGGGAATGGACGCCGCTGATTGCGATTATTATCATCGCCGGATTGCAGTCCCTGCCGGAAGAGACTTACGAGGCCGCCGTCATCGATGGGGCGAATTATTGGCAACAGCTGATTTATATTACCCTGCCCATGTTGCGGCAGACCATTACCGTGGCTTTGCTGATCAGGACCATGGACATCCTGCGGTTTTACGATACGATCATGGTCAATACCGGCGGCGGGCCGGCCAATTCCACCAAGATCCTGGCCATTCGCATTTTTGAATACGGCTTCCGGCTGTTTAACTTCGGCTACGCCGCCGTGCTGGGTTTGACGCTGTTACTGGTCAGCGTCATTTTGGCCAATATTTTCGTGAAAGTGCTGATCGAGGAAGGGGAGATGGAATAGGTGCCGCTACGCTCGCGATCGCTCCGCCGGAAAAATCCCTTGGCGAAAATCATCTTAGGATGCTTGCTGGGAGCCTATTTAATCTGGACCTGGTTCCCGATCGTCTGGATGTTAATGTCCGCCTTGAAAACCGAACAAAATATGTTCAGCTTCCCGCCCAAATTTATCTTTGCGCCCACCTGGAACAATTATCGGGTGATGTTTGGGCAATTGGGCATCGGGAAGTATCTTTGCAACAGTTTAATCGTGGCCTTTACCTCGACAACGATCGCTTTGCTGCTCGGTTCGCTGGGAGGCTTCGCCTTGGCCCGCGGCAAGATTGCCGCGAAAAAGCAGATTGCCTTTTGGATTATTTCCACCCGGATGGTGCCGATCGCCGCCGTCATCTTGCCGCTCTATATGATCTTCCGGGTCTTCCGGGTCTTAAATACGCTTCCGGCTCTGGTCTTTGCGCATGTTTCCTTCAATCTGCCGTTTGCCATCTGGTTAATGAACGGTTTTTTCAAGGAGATCCCCATCAGCATCGAAGAGGCGGCCATGGCGGACGGCTGCAACAAACTGCAGGTCTTTTACTATGTGGCTTTGCCGATAGTGCTGCCGGGCCTGCTGGTGACGGCTATTTTGTCGATGATGTTTTCCTGGAATGATTATGCCTTCGCCTCGTTGTTTACCGGGGCTGAATCCCAGACGCTGCCGGTGATCGCGGCCCGTTTAATCACGCAATACGGGATCGCTTGGGGACAGGTCATGAGCATGGAGAGCTTCATTTTCCTGCCGATTCTGGCGGCCGGGATCTTGATTCACAAATACTTGGTGCGCGGTCTGACCATGGGCGCGATAAAATAAGCGGGCGGCCCGGTTGGATGCGGCAATGATGGAATGAAAAAGGTTGTACCGGTCCCGCAATGAACCGGGTGATTGGGGAGAGCTCACATGATGGGCTCTCTTTCTTTTTCGTGGCGAAGTGATCGGATTGGGGGCTGAATGAGCTCATTTTGCGAGTGACGGATCTCTTTTGATGACTGAAGGAGCTCATTCAGTCGCCGGGTAAGCTCTTTTTGTGGAAAAAGAGTTCTTTCAGTCGTTGAACAAGCTCATTTTGTGAATAAACGAGCTCATTTTGTGAATGAATGAGCTCTTTCAGTCGCTGAGCGAGCTCTTTTTGTGGATAAGTGAGCTCATTTTGTGACTGAATGAGCTCTTTTTCGGAAGAATGAGCTCTTTCAGTCGCTCAACAAGCTCTTTTTGTGAATAAATGAGTTCTTTTTGTGAATAAGTAAGCTATTTCTGTGGATAAACGGGAACGTTGAATGGGGTTAATGAATTTTGGCTGTGGATAAGTCGGGGAAGGGCAGCTAAATGGGGTAATGACAGGGGGGAAAGAACTGATGGCTTTAACTTTGGATGTCCATGGGGCGATTTTTGCCCCGACCTGTCTATTTACCTTTTCATTTTATGTCTTAAAACTACAGCATCCAAAAAGTACTTAACAAACTGCTGCTCTTCTTCGCTCATCTGTTCAATTTCGGACATGTATTCCAATAAGGTTTTATCGCTTATTTCCGTCTTTGCAAATTTGTCAGGTTCATCGGATAAAAGATAATCAATGGAAACGCCAAAAATTTCGGATATTTTTTGAAGTGTTTCAGCGGATGGCTTGGACTGTCCGCTTTCATATTTCCCGACGGCCAGACGCTTAACGCCGATCTTTTCGGCCAATTGTTCCTGGCTCCAATTATGCTCTTGCCGAAGCCGTTTTAAAATTTGCGCAAATTTCATATCACGAAACTCCTGGGAAAGAAATGGAAAAAAATTATTGACATGAAGTATTTAGTATAATACAATATGAATGTAATTAAATACATAACGAATGCTTATATAACTATCAATCACTTGGAAATTAATCTTAAGCTCTCAATTTTTGCAATTCAAATTTACTGGTAAGCCCTTGAAATAATTAGATATAGCTTCATAATAAGGGTCATCTTGACATATCAAGAATAAGCCACCCACCCCAACAAAGTTGGGACAAACGAAAGGATGAAAAATGTCTAAGTGCGACCCCTTGCCCCGTAAAGGGGAAACCATAAGGCTTTGAAGTGGATCAGACATTATTTTATCTGCGACGAAGCATGGTGGTTGTCCTTTTAAGGGCGAAAGGATCGCAGTTAGGCTTCGAAGCGATTCTTCTCAGCAGTCATCTTCATAACAATTTCATTTTACTCGATATTTTTGCTGAAGATAATCCAGGTAATTTTTCATTTCATTTATAGCTGCTTCCGGCAAATCCTTAAGCAATAACAGAATCTGATCCGTATCGTTCGGACGTAAATTAGTTCTTCCCAGCAAATAATCGACGGAGACGTTAAAAACATCGGCTAATTTATTCAAAATTTCCGGAGAAGGGGTTCTTTCGCCGGCTTCCAAATAACTGATGGTTCTTCCGCTACTATTAATGACTTCCCCTAAATCTTCCTGGGAAAGCTTTTTTTCTTTTCGTAATTCTTTCAATCGTTCTTGGAACATTTTGTTCATCATGATTAAAGTATAGCAGGAATATTATCTGGAACTTCGGAACAATTCATTCAATAATCGATTGACATGGAATAGTTTAATCTATAAAATAAAAAAATAGATTATTTAACGAGTCTTTTCGAGCGAAATGGGAGAGGGCAGACGGCTTTTGAAGCGGCCCGGAGGGTGAGGGGAGCGCGAACAGAGCCGGCATGAAGACTTTTTCGCAAGCTTTCAAACTATCAATTGGTTTCCCGCTCTCAATCATTCGACTGGATTGGAGGTTTCGTATGCTTTCCAGCGACAGCAAAGGAATTTACGAATTCTTCTTTGACCGGATCTATAAGATCAATGAAGAGCTCCTGCCGCGCGACGCGGAATACCAGGATTGGGGCAGAAAACAGGGGGAGTTTCTGGATCGGCTCTGGGCCGGGCTCACGCCGGAAGAACGGCAAATCTTCGACGATTTTGACATCAACCGGACCATGCAAATGAACCGGCGCGATGAACTGACCTATACCCGGGGACTGATGGACGGGATCATCCTCGCCTCGTGGATCGAGCGGATAAAACGGGGCGGGGAGATTGTGCTGCCGTGAAGCCGATCTGGTTTGCCCGCCAGTTCAAAGAATGCTTGGCCGGGGCGGAGCAGTTCGGCAAGTATGTGTGATAATTGTTTGGAGGTTTTCATTCATTTCGGGCGGTGAGATCGCAACACAAGGCCTTACCTTATTCATCCGAACCTTCGGATGGATTCAAGTCGACCCAGTACAATGAATATTGCTCAATGCTTTGATTCATCCCGCTCCTCCAACAGCCCGTTATCGATTTCGTCGGGCAGCAATAAAGCATCATCATTATTTTCCCGCAGCGATTTAATCTTCCCGCCAAGACGCGGAGACGCAGAGAAAGAACGAATACTTATTATTGAGGGGATTATTATATTAAAAACTCTGCGTCTTTGCGCCTCTGCGGGAGAATAAAAATGGCTTATTTCCTTTCGATTGCCCCAGCTATACTGGGGTGGGGGGACTACTACTACTACTTAGAAGCCATGTGATAAAGTCCTCAAATTCGGAAATCACTCTTTAAAGGATTAAAAATCGACTTTATCACTTGCTTCTCTGAGCTTTTGTGTTCACCCTGGCCTTCGGACAGGGTTTATCACAACGCTTTTAGAAAAATCGCTTCGAAGCCTAACTGCGATCCTTTCGTCCTTTAAAAGGATAACTACCATGCTTCGTCGCAGATAAAACAATGTTTAATCCACTTCAAGCCTTGTGCTTTCCCCTTTAAGGGACAAGGGGTCGCACTTCGACCTTTTTCATTCTTTCGTTTGTCCAAACTTGGTTGGGGTGGGTGGCTTATTGATAGCATTAACTGTCCCATGCGATGCTGATAAAGTTTGTGAATCATCTACGGCCGGGGCGGCGAATTCTTCGAGTCGCTTACTTGCATCTTTAAATACATCATATTCGGCCCGTTTGCCTACTGCCAGGACTTGAAGGACTTCTTTCGTTACACCAATGACTTCAACTTTTTCGCCGGTTATCATGTATAGGATCCGGATCCCGGCTTGTTTGAGCTTTAACTCTCTGCACCCTGCAAGCCGAGAATCTTTGTCATTTCTAAGGGGTTTCCCGATATGGTTCGCTTCTTCAGCAAGCCGCTTTAGATACTTAGCCACGATCGGCTTCACTGAGCCATCAAGCTCTCTTAATTCCTTAACAGCTCCAGGGGTATATAGAATAAGGAAGCGATCCGCCATGATTATTTTTCCTCAAGCAAGCGGAGAACTGCTTCCTGAGAGACCAATGAGGCAGGATTCTCACGGGCTCGTTCCATTCGCTCAATCAATAATTTTTCTTCTAACTCCTGGACGGTATTGAGGAATGACACGAAAGCCGGATAACTCATGATAACAGAATCCGGTTCACCGTTTTCGGTAATGACTATCGGCTGGGACTTTGCCATTTCCCTGAGTTTTCCGAATTTTTTGGCAGCTTCTGTTGATTTGATAATCTGATCAAAGGTAAACGATGGTTTTTCCACAGCTAATGCATCACCACGCATTTCAATCGCATCCTTTTATAATATGATCCATAATGAGTAATATGATACGTAAAATATT carries:
- a CDS encoding zinc-dependent alcohol dehydrogenase, translated to MLQAVMVKPGMIEFRNVPVPEINAEEVLIEMKRIGVCGSDIHVYHGKHPYTSYPVVQGHEVSGVIVKLGAKVAGFKPGDKVTIQPQVCCGRCYSCRHGKYHICDDLKVMGFQTTGAASEYFAVAAAKVVKLPDEMSFDAGAMIEPLAVAVHALSRAGMNLKGLNVLVLGAGPIGNLVAQAARGMGAAAVMITDISGYRLGIAESCGIDYCLNPEQQNLGTMLADQFGADKADLILECVGANPTMNQAIEYARKGSSIIVVGVFGDRANLDMGLVQDRELQLIGTLMYQEQDYLQAIELVKEGQVRLEPLITNHFPFQDYQKAYEFIEDRKDRTMKVIIALNDH
- a CDS encoding zinc-dependent alcohol dehydrogenase family protein, which gives rise to MDGKTMLAYVIDKERSGAVKEVAVPEPGDHDVLIKVMAAGLCGTDAHIYQGEYYSEFPLVPGHEFAGIVAQTGKAVKRFTEGQRVVADPNIFCEKCHFCKQNVQNFCQDFQAVGVTRDGAFAEYVVVPEGCVFEIGAMSFTTGALVEPLSCVVYGQLRARPQLGDNVLIYGAGPIGLLHLQLAKRNGASFAAVVDVKAERLELAQKLGADRVLLSGSGLDDELRQEFPLGFHLVIDTSGVPKVVENAVAHVKNAGSLLIFGVCPPDAKINVSPYEIYKRDLKIIGSFALKKTFQPTINLIENQLIDVAVIVGEQIKLSQLPEQMEKFVAGKTAMKTVVTF
- a CDS encoding ureidoglycolate lyase: MLNVNPLSEQSFRPFGKVLRTPERPPDGSSEAHNYWDRELEWTGSTSVNYLAIKQRDLLLSQMERHRDTREMLLLLQGTCYLAVAPAGVLAADKIAVFELKPGDAVCLDAGVWHDLPFSRQDSAAFLVIYKDGTAQHDLELVPLPATEAIAGALSGAESNLLGA
- a CDS encoding carbohydrate kinase family protein; amino-acid sequence: MFDVVAMGELLIDFTPAGVSGAGQQLFEQNPGGGPANLLTAVSKLGKKGAFLGMVGQDQFGTFLRKVLRENGVDDRGLKQTTSAPTTLAFVHLDPLGDRSFSFYRKPGADLMIRAEDLDDEIIKNGKIFHFSSLSLTDEPARSATRKAVQFAKEHGLLISFDPNYRPLLWNHIAAAREQIRSVLPYVDIIKVSEEELELITDTADLEKGSAMICEQGIDVVFVTLGPAGCFYRYPPGTGRVDGFTVPTIDTTGAGDAFLGGVLYWLSEMPLDQIRALDRDKFEQIIRFANAVGALTTTKKGGIPALPGLEEVRQLIL
- a CDS encoding extracellular solute-binding protein; the encoded protein is MAVKSIVNEFTAKTGIKVEITQTRLEDVVAKTILDFSAKAGDIELIYTDPYQILSPFHGHLADMRKFMNDPALPKIPLGLNDFIKTDLIAGGYMIDKDRLLGIPYDCPTMIWIYRKDIFLKYKDKFMADRGYDWTPGSNLSWEQYYEIAKWINEHVPEVKAGTGHQALMYDSLQCDFSNVLAAYGGKYFANDQVNLWGSNLPGKCMLDQPQAIEATRFYKKLLSIAHPGSTSWDWNGLAEAFAAGDIAMAPEWHEFASTFEDPARSKVAGKVGYALLPHGANGSKNHWGGTNISINSYASEKKQKAAWLYILWATSPNVQKKLLLRGSTPTRYAVYNDRFVKQWIKFKVNPIMESLHTVTEAWKPENIFLRPKTPYWLDVNTVVFTNLSYMLAGKLSPEEAMRDATLKIDQITGYNKMKK
- a CDS encoding carbohydrate ABC transporter permease, producing MKNLLKDISRVIRAQKKHGVLVATELKMLLPSLTVLAAISIYPFITMVVMSFYNSPKLPGQIPDFIGLDNWVRMLLDGGVWHSWLVTLVYFILALSLQLTLGIGISLALDQFKKLRGLLTTLIIAPMFMAPVSVGLLWHFLFHDSYGIYTYFLHQLGFFNDISILGNIHTALPAIILMETWEWTPLIAIIIIAGLQSLPEETYEAAVIDGANYWQQLIYITLPMLRQTITVALLIRTMDILRFYDTIMVNTGGGPANSTKILAIRIFEYGFRLFNFGYAAVLGLTLLLVSVILANIFVKVLIEEGEME
- a CDS encoding carbohydrate ABC transporter permease, encoding MAKIILGCLLGAYLIWTWFPIVWMLMSALKTEQNMFSFPPKFIFAPTWNNYRVMFGQLGIGKYLCNSLIVAFTSTTIALLLGSLGGFALARGKIAAKKQIAFWIISTRMVPIAAVILPLYMIFRVFRVLNTLPALVFAHVSFNLPFAIWLMNGFFKEIPISIEEAAMADGCNKLQVFYYVALPIVLPGLLVTAILSMMFSWNDYAFASLFTGAESQTLPVIAARLITQYGIAWGQVMSMESFIFLPILAAGILIHKYLVRGLTMGAIK
- a CDS encoding helix-turn-helix domain-containing protein: MKFAQILKRLRQEHNWSQEQLAEKIGVKRLAVGKYESGQSKPSAETLQKISEIFGVSIDYLLSDEPDKFAKTEISDKTLLEYMSEIEQMSEEEQQFVKYFLDAVVLRHKMKR
- a CDS encoding helix-turn-helix domain-containing protein, translated to MFQERLKELRKEKKLSQEDLGEVINSSGRTISYLEAGERTPSPEILNKLADVFNVSVDYLLGRTNLRPNDTDQILLLLKDLPEAAINEMKNYLDYLQQKYRVK
- a CDS encoding type II toxin-antitoxin system RelE family toxin translates to MADRFLILYTPGAVKELRELDGSVKPIVAKYLKRLAEEANHIGKPLRNDKDSRLAGCRELKLKQAGIRILYMITGEKVEVIGVTKEVLQVLAVGKRAEYDVFKDASKRLEEFAAPAVDDSQTLSASHGTVNAINKPPTPTKFGQTKE
- a CDS encoding type II toxin-antitoxin system prevent-host-death family antitoxin, with translation MRGDALAVEKPSFTFDQIIKSTEAAKKFGKLREMAKSQPIVITENGEPDSVIMSYPAFVSFLNTVQELEEKLLIERMERARENPASLVSQEAVLRLLEEK